From the Kazachstania africana CBS 2517 chromosome 12, complete genome genome, the window catatatattatttcttttattcaatattgtACAACTAATTATATCTCTCAAATTCCTTTTATAGTTCAGTTGTAGCCCTTTCatactactactactactactaccaccaccaccaccacaAACGACAAAGAATAGTCCTACCGTCGTTACTGGCTCAGTCGATGCCCAGACCGTTCAATCGGTTGTTTCTTCTTATGTTAGTCGTGaacaatgatgataaaatttttcatttttcgCCAAGagcatcaatttttcttcgagAAATTGCAACATAGCGTCTGCAGTGAATTGCTATTATTACTCATTTCGATGTTGGTCAGATTTGATACAATATATGTGATACATAAAACAAATCTTATTATTTTGCCTCCTGGCTTTTTTGATTTAGACTTTATATTAACCCAGAAAACATATTGTTCTGAATATGTCTGAATCCCCAGcacatttttcttttccaaaggaagaagaaaaagttcTTGCCTTATGGGAAGAGATTGACGCCTTCCACAGATCTTTAGAATTAACTAAGGATAAGCCAGAATTCTCCTTCTTCGATGGTCCTCCATTCGCCACAGGTACTCCTCATTATGGTCATATTTTAGCCTCTACGATTAAGGATATTGTTCCAAGATATGCTACCATGACTGGTCATCACGTCGAAAGAAGATTCGGTTGGGATACCCACGGTGTTCCAATTGAACATATCATtgacaagaaattgaacatTAAGAACAAAGATGATGTTTACAAGTTAGGTATCGACAAGTACAATGACGAATGTAGAGCTATTGTCATGACTTATGCTGCTGAATGGAGAAAGACCCTTGGTCGTTTAGGCCGTTGGATTGATTTCGATAATGATTATAAAACCATGTACCCATCCTTTATGGAATCTGTATGGTGGGCATTTAAGGAATTGTACAAGAAAGATCAAGTTTACCGTGGTTTTAGAGTCATGCCTTACTCTACCGGTTTAACTACACCATTAAGTAACTTTGAAGCTCAACAGAACTATAAGGATGTTCTTGATCCTGCTGTCACAATTGGTTTCAACGTTATCGGCCAAGAAAAGACGCAATTGGTTGCTTGGACTACCACTCCATGGACTTTACCAGCAAATATGGCACTATGTGTCAATGAAGACTTCGAATACGTTAAAATccatgatgaaaagaaggatTGTTACTATATCATGCTAGAATCATTGATCAAAAACTTATACAGAAAACCAaaggatgaaaaattcaaaattgttgaaagatTAAAGGGTTCTGACTTAGTTGGCTTGAAATATGAACCGCTCTTCCCATACTTTGTTGAACAATTCAAGGATACTGCTTTTAGAGTTGTTTCCGACAGTTATGTTACTGCTGAATCTGGTACAGGTATTGTTCACAATGCTGCCACCTATGGTGAAGAGGATTACAAGGTATGTTTGAACGCTGGTATCATTTCAGAAGATACTATCTTACCAGACGCTTTAGATGATCTAGGTGTCTTCACTGAAGTTGCTACTGACCTTGCGGGGCTCTACGTTAAAGACGCCGACAAGAAGATCATTAAACTATTGACCGAAAAGGGTAACTTATTATTGAACTCTCAAATTCGCCATTCCTATCCATTTTGTTGGAGATCTGATACTCCATTGTTATACCGTACAGTTCCAGGTTGGTTTGTCCGTGtcaaagaaattgttcCAAAGATCTTAGACTCTGTCCAGAAATCCAACTGGGTTCCAAATAccatcaaagaaaagagatttTCCAACTGGATTGCCAATGCTCGTGATTGGAATGTTTCTAGAAACAGATACTGGGGTACTCCAATCCCTCTATGGGTTTCTGATGATTATGAAGAAGTTGTTTGTGTTGGTTCTGTTGCTGAATTAGAAGAGTTAACCGGCGTCACTGGTATCAAGGATCTCCATCGTGACACTATAGATGGTTTAACCATTCCATCTAAGCAAGGTAAAGGTGAATTAAAGagaattgaagaagtttTTGACTGTTGGTTCGAATCTGGTTCTATGCCTTATGCTTCTCAACATTATCCATTCGAAAATACCGAAAAATTCGACCAAAAGGTCCCTGCTAATTTCATTTCTGAAGGTTTAGATCAAACTAGAGGTTGGTTCTATACTTTGTCTGTCTTAGGTACACATCTATTTGGTGAAGTTCCATACAAAAATGTTATCGTTTCGGGTATCGTCTTAGCTTCTGACGGTAGAAAAATGTCTAAGTCCTTAAAGAACTATCCTGATCCAAACATTGTCCTTGAAAAGTATGGTTCTGATGCTTTGAGATTATATTTAATCAACTCTCCTGTCTTGAAAGCTGAAAGTTTAAAATTCAAGGAAGAAGGTGTCAAGGAAGTTGTTTCCAAGGTCTTATTGCCATGGTGGAACTCTTACAAGTTCTTAGAAGGTCAAATTGCTTTATTACAAAAGACTTCTGATATTACTTTCGAATATGATCCTTCAGTTAGAAGTGAAAATGTCATGGACAGATGGATCTTAGCTTCTCTGCAATCTTTGGTTCAATACATTCACAAAGAAATGGGCGATTACAGATTATACACAGTTGTTCCACGATTATTAAATTTCATCGACGAATTAACTAATTGGTACATTAGATTCAACCGTCGTCGTCTAAAGGGTGAAAACGGTGTGGAAGATTGTATTAAGGCTTTGAACACATTATTCGAGGCCTTATTTACTTTTGTTAGAGCTATGGCTCCTTTCACTCCTTTCTTATCTGATGGTATTTACTTAAGATTGAAGGAATTCATTCCGGCTGATGTTTTAGCTAAGTTTACTAAGGATGACAGATCCGTTCATTTCCTATCTTACCCAGTTGTCAGAGAGGAATTGTTTGACGAAGATATAGAAAAGGCAGTCGCTAGAATGCAATCCGTGATAGATTTAGGTAGAAATATCCgtgaaaagaaaactatATCTTTGAAGACCCCTCTAAAAACACTAGTCATTCTACACAGTGACAAAGATTACTTAAAGGACATCGAAGCTTTACAGAACTACATTGTAGAAGAACTAAATGTTCGTGACATTGTTATTACTACTGATGAAGAGAAGTATGGTGTTGAATACAAGGCCGTTGCAGACTGGCCAGTTTTAGGtaagaaattaaagaaggATGCTAAGAAGGTCAAAGATGCCTTACCGTCGTGCTCCTCTGATGAAGTTCGTGCATATCTGGAGACTGGCAAGTTAGAAGTTGCTGGCATTGAATTAGTCAAGGGTGACTTAAACGTTATTAGAGGTCTACCAGAATCCCAAGCTCAATCAGGTAATGAAACTAGAACTGATCAAGAAGTTTTAATTATCATGGATACTAATATCTACCCAGAATTAAAGAGTGAAGGTCTAGCCAGAGAATTGGTTAACAGAATccaaaaattaagaaagaagTGTGGTTTAAATGCTACTGACGATGTTCTAGTTCAATACGAACTAGTGAAAGACACCATTGAATTCGAATCTATTGTCAACGAGCATAACGAAATGTTATCCAAGACCTGTAGATCTGAGATTTCCCAATTTGATGGCTCCAGGTCCGATGGTATTGCTGATGAAGAGCAAACCATTAACGATACAGCTTTcaaattaaagattttCAGGTTGTAAGTATCATAATTATCCTATATATTATCAATCTCATTTTATTTCTGAACAAATCCGGTATATATAACTAGACTAAGTTCCTCCTACCTATTTAATGTTTTATAAATGTAAGAAagtgaattttttaatgaTTTCTGAACTTATCATTTTGTTCGTTATCAACTAATTTTCGAAACCTGCGAAAATGTTAAGAATCTCGTGGCGGTATCAGGGCTAAAGGAATAATAGGTTTCTCTTAAAATGTATAGAAACAGATCAAGAATTATTCACTTTCTCAATCAGTGTTTAGTTAGACTTGAGTAAAATAAGTTTTTAGACCATACATAACCACAATTGATACAAAAGGAGGATATGAAGTCTTCATTCAAATCTGAATACCCTTTCGAGAAGAGGAAAGAAGAGTCACAGAGAATATCTgagaaatttcattcaagGATTCCAGTAATATGTGAAAAAGCTGATAAATCAGATATTCCTGACATTGATAAACGAAAGTATCTAGTACCTGCTGATTTAACCGTAGGCCAATTTGTCTACGTTATCAGGAAGAGAATAATGCTTCCTCCAGAAAAAGCTATATTTATCTTTGTCAACGATACACTACCCCCTACAGCAGCCCTACTATCTGCTGTATATCAAGAACATAAGGATAAGGACGGTTTCCTGTATGTTACTTATTCTGGCGAAAACACTTTTGGCCTTTAGTAAATGTTCACTGCACCACGTTTCGAAATAATAATGGCTTCCAATGCAAACCTCCCCAATgatatacatatatatataagatgACAAGGTCAAATATTCGGCATTGAATACACTGCTATCATTTATATACTATTTTTAATCCTTGCTTCCATGTTCTAGCTTAATAGATATTATActtttattatattatttactGTACAAAAGAATTGTATTTATGTGGTTTAGTtgttttataaaatttctcaTACACTATTCCctgttttctttgtataTTTCTCCAAGGGATCATTTTCAACAGAATATTCCTTCAAATTCGATATGTCATCAAAGGAAATAATATCCCTCAACTTTCTATCAGATTGGTACCACTCTTTGATCAACCAAGTCATTTCCTtcttaaagaaaattacaTTGGCGCTGTCCGAAGTTTGAATCAAGTCTTTCAAGACGTAGTATAATTTACTGAATGAAACACCGGCTGATATAAAGATTGAAATGATTGAACCTTCCTTTATATGGCTAGTCGGCAGAGCTTCATGAACTATACTACAAATACGAGGAAATAATTCAGAAATTGGGAAAACAAATTCAGAAGTATGGACATTTCTTGCAATTTTGACAACAACGTTAGATAGTAAATTGACAAAGTTCACGGAGTCCTCTATGTTACTACTATCACTTAGCTCTCTCTTTAGGGAATCGAATAGTTCATTCCATTTacttaaaatttcttcttcgtttCTAAAATCAGAGATCTTGAAGATATTTAATGCAACTTCATGGTAACCGAGTGGAACTGCATAATCATTAAATAAGTCACTGACTGGCAGAATCTTGCCATCTAGTTCTTTGGATAATTCCTCTTTATTATTGACATCAATTCTATTATCAGTTTTGATTAAATTCAACACATCATCTTGGACAGCAGCTATATCGAAAAGTTCTTGAATCAGACTTGAAAGTTGAACCATATCCTGTTTTTGACTTGGAGGACACACACTATTACAGAAACCATTTGCACGAGATAGACATTCAATTCTATCAGTTAATTTTATATCAAAATCAGAGATTGCTAACGAGTATAGAATTTCCGCAGCATGGTAAAAGTTTGACTTTCTAGAATGGTAGACCCATAGAAgattagaaattttcaatgaatctTTAGCCTTCTCTTTTAAGTAAGGAAGAATGAACTTAGTGTCCAGTTGTAGTAATCTGTCTCCACTCTTCTCAGCTACCAACCAATCGTATAAATGGTAATGGAATAGTTTGTCATCGTAGTTCAAAACAATCTCATAACTTTTATCCTTTAACGAAATAGCATCAGATGAAATGACAGAAGGACCTGACACCGAAGATGTGTTGTTACCGGCCAATTCATCAAGTTTTACTAAAGTCTCGAAGACAAGATCATAAACTACAACTCtcttatcaaaatatttttttctttcatcgTTTTCTAAACAACCGTTAGCAACATATTGGTACGCTAACTTACCTTTATCCATTGCATTCGCaatatttaataaaaattcgATTGTTTTTGGGAAGTAGTTTAGACTGATCATAACATCAATAGCTTCCTTTAGTTTTTCCATTGATAGGTCATTGACAATACGTTCAAATAGTTTGATAGCTGCATTAAGATGATAGCTTAATGTATCGTTATCCCTTAAACCAATCTCTCTGgctttcttcaaatgttCGATGGCTCTGAAACTTAAAATGTCGCTACTTGAACAGAAGGAACCACATCTATCTTGTAAAGTTGTAGCAGTGTATTCAATAGAAGCACCCCTGTTAATATTTCTATTAATGATAGACAACAATATTTCTCTTACCAAAGATTTGGTATCTTCTGTTGGTGCAAAcaaatctttgaaagtCAGCTTGGAAAGTTTAGTTTGGACATCTACCTTTAAGAACTTTACGATATCCTTGAATGCTAGATATTGATGTTCATAGCCTTCCACTTCACTTTCTTCATAGAATACATTTAAGAAGGATAGGGCTTCCTTGATAGATTCAACTAATTTGATCAGAGAGTTTGTAGCCATACTTTCTGCTTGGCTAGCAACCTCCTCAGCTTTATTGACTGCCTTGTCAGTTGGTAACAATGGTGCTGTTGGCTGAGCAATTGATCCACTATATGTGGCAAAGAACTCATTTAAGATCAAAATAGAAGATAGATAGTAACCGACATCTTCCTTAGAAATGCATATACCAGAAAGGACATTCTTCCCATTTAAGGAACCTTTCAAGGCCTGTCCCCTAGCATCAAACTTGATATCCTTGTCAACGGAAAATATTTGTCTATTCCAAACTTCCCTAAATAGCCTAGTTATCAGTAAACCAATACCATAAAATCTAGGTGATAATATAACGTCATCTAAATCGAAATTTGTTGTTCCAGTTTTGGTAACAAGTGATCTTTGAGGAGTGGCGGTTAAAGAGGGCTTTGATAACAAAGAAGAGACTGTAGATACTGAGTAACGGTTGTATTTTGGCTTAATGTCAACAACGCCCGGAATACCGACGGTCAAAAAGGTTAAGGCATTAGATCTCAACACTTCTGACttattgaatttgcaaGTGACAAATAAAGCAGTAGAACATGCCTCAGCCAGACCATAATTCAATACAAAAGCCAGTGGATTATCGAttaaagtttcaaaaacttcatCTGGATTACGATATCTGTAAATTTCTACCGAGTTATTAGTGAGAACAGCTACACGAAGATTTTCAGAATTATATTGTGAAGCAAATGCATTAGCGTAACCGGAAGGCTTATCAGTTGCATTAAAAGAAGGAGTTAATGGAACAATTTGTTTTACAGGGGAAGTAGTGTCTAAGAAAGTTGCATTCTCCACGTACTTACCGTGATTCTTTAAAATACCATAATCTGGGACACTGACAAATAGACGATGTTGAATTGGAGCAGGAGTAGATGCTGCATTCAATGTAGCATTAACTTTGGTTGGTTGTTGAGGTGTTTTGAGAACTGAGGAGAAAAATATACCTGGAGAGATGATGGTACTTGCACTGGTCGTCTCTAATAATACAGatgatttcttttgaagTTTTAACAAAATTGACTCATTAAATGTTAGACTTGAATAGAATGGCAAGCTCCTCTTTTGTTGTTCAatttgctgttgttgtaaTTCTTGTTGCATGACTTCAGGAGTAACTGAGCTTGGAGGAAATTTGATTGACTCCAACCTAATGGCTTCGATGTTAGATCTGCCGATGGAACCGTTGAAATATAAACGAACACCACCAACTGTTAGGGCTACAAAAAATAAGTTGTTGTTTTCTTGTTGAGATACCGGAAttattttagaaattttcaagtatTTCTTTGCCATAATAGCGGCACCTCTAGCCGTTGTAGTACCAATGATTCTACCGATATATGATGGTTCAATAATGACTGGTCCTTCCAGATTACTACCAGAAATCAAATATGCTCTTACAATAGATCTAGATGATAATGTGTAGACAACACCCCTAGATTGGTCTATAATGATTTGAATTAGTGTTTCTTGTGAGTTTTCCTCAAACAATGATTGAATTAAATCACTACCGGGCAATTTAGAAATCAAATTGGTAGGTAACAAATTTGACCAGGCAGACTGCGTCAAGCAAATTTTCGTGCATTTACTATTGAACCAATCATCAGAACCAGTGTATTGTAATTCCCAAATGTTTAAACCGGTAGTCTTACTGATAAAAAAGATTTGCCCCGTTGGTCTATACGTTGCAATTTCAAGGGAACCTAGACCATTTATCGAGACAGTCATGCCCGTATTATAGACTTCTAATTCATTTGAAGCTCTATTATGTGAAAGAGCTAGCAAATAAATGTCGAATGGAGTGGTAATAAGTAACAAATGTTTGATGTGACTAACAAAAGTGTTTGGTTTTACATCCACAAGCGCAACATTTAAAATGGTGTGCTTGATctcttcaatgaattgGTAGTCAGTGCTGTCATCAATGTTCCATAAAactaatttattatctatGATAATCCAGCATCTATTTATTTCTGGAAATATTCCCATATCGCTCTTAATTTCTGTCTTTGAGGCTTCTTGAAGAAGTTCATCCGGTATGCTGATTACTTTTTGTCTTTCAAAAGGAGTAAAAGCACCTAAACCACCAGCTTCCCTGCTAAAATTGTAATTGACACCGTTATTGTAGTAGGATCTTTCATCTAAGATAGGTGTGTTGGCATCACGCCTTTGCAGATGATCTATATATTCACTAGCTAGTTCTAGTGGTTTCTTAGACCCCAAACCTGTAATACGAATGTGTTCATTCACGTCAGATAAGTTTGCCGATGTCGTAGTAGCTGCATTAGTCGCATTTATATCGGCCAAAGAAGAGATGGAGTTGAGATTCATAACTGACCTTACAgtgtcattattttgagCATCGGGACGTTGAATAGAGCGGCTAGTGCCAGTAGTATTAAGCAATGAAGGATTTGATGGCAAATTTGTGGTGCTTCCCGGAAGTGTAGTTGAAGCAGCAAATGTATTATTGCTGTAATCAATTCTGTTTCTTAGTGGTGTGGAAAACATATCACTAGCGTAAGTGCCTTATTCTAGCTTATATGGTCCAGCAAGATTGCAGATTTTCTTATaacaaatattgatttcttgatcttaaatttcaatccaataaacaaaaattctaccatttttttcttcgatatactaaaaatccaaatatattgaaaaaaagatgagATGAGATTGAATATGAGAGTGCGGGTAAATCAGTCACtatctatatatttaaGGCCTTTATTAGATGAGCTCGACCATTGCTAGAGGCCTATGCATCTAAAATGCTCGAGAGAGATTGACCGGCCTGCTAGTAGCTTGCATGCAGAAGTTTCTGTGTGTTTTGAGAGGGTTTTACAGTTGAATTATATGTCCATTTTCAGGCTTATCAATATATATGCCGTTCTTTAGCCTAGAGAAGCAGTTTCGTCTAAGATTCTCTCCTGATTCAATTGCTGGGCAATGCCGTGCAAATAGTACTAGAAGAAAGCCTCGagctcttcttcttggtACCGTTGTTTTACCTTCCGCTGGCCAACAAGTGCTTTGGTATATTTCTATTCGAAAAAAGGTGAATTGATCGAACTTAATATACAAAAGGGAAGAACCACTTGAGCTTCGTCGAGGCCATAAGATGTCTCTAGGATTGCTAAAACAATCTCACATTCCAATAAGGAGACTTTTCTCGACAATTCCCGGCTATAATCTGAAATGTGGACTGGAAATACATACCCAATTGAATACTGAAAACAAACTGTTCTCACGTTCAAGGAACGACCCTTTTCGATATGTTGACCAGCCAAACGTAAATGCAAGCTATTTCGATGTAGCTTTGCCAGGATCTAGACCAACTTTGAACTATGAAGTCGTACTTTACGCTTTGAAATTGGCTCTGGCAATGAACTCTACGATTAATTTAAATTCTCAATTTGACAGAAAACACTATTTCTATGGTGACCTTCCACAAGGGTATCAGATAACACAACATTATCGCCCCATAGCAACTGGCGGGCAATTGACACTATCTAAACCGTTTGATGACATCTCTTCTCCTAGCAAGGCTGTAAATATAAAACAGTTACAAATCGAACAAGATACAGGAAGGTCAGTCTATCTGCAGGGCGAAGGACTCACTTTGATTGACTTAAATAGGGCTAATGTCCCTTTGATTGAATTAGTAACAGAACCTGATCTTACTAGTATAAAAGAGGTACGTGCCTTTTTAAAGAAGTACCAAGATATAGTTCGtcaattaaaaatatcaactgGTGATTTAGAGACCGGCTCTGTAAGAGTGGATGTAAACATTAATGTTAATGAATACCCTAGAGTTGAGTTAAAAAACCTCCCGAATACTTCGTCGATAATAAACGCCATAAAATATGAGTATAAACGGCAAGTAAATATCATACAGAGTGGAAAAGCTGAAAGTGAACTACGTGAAGTAGAAACAAGGAGATGGGATGGAGAAAAACATTCAAGCTCAGATCTAAAGAGTCCTCATTTGATTTACAGGTATATGCCAGATCCAGAACTGCCATATATCAACCTGGACAAGAGCATAGTAGCAGATGTTGCCAAGACCCTTCCAAAACTATCTGACGAAGTGCTTGACATGTTCATGAATGAGCCTTATAACCTGTCACTAAAGGATGCTAGAATTTTAACTATGAATCACAACCTTAGTGTATTCTATACcaatgaagaaataaaagacTTCTATTTATCGacatttcaaatcttttctgACACGATTGAGGGAGAGAGCTCAAGTTCTAAAATAGTTATTAATTGGGTTCTACATGAATTATTGGGGACTCTAAATAAACTAGGCGTTGCCTTAAAAGAATCCAGAGAAATTCTAAGTCCCCAGAAATTTGCAGAATTTCTTCTGCTAATTTACAATCGAAAAATCTCTAATTCAAATGCCAAATTACTACTCTTTCACCTGATCGAAAATATAAAGgattacaaagaaaattcaaacttAAATTTAGTGCAATTGACTAGTGATTTAGAGCTGGATTCTAATTCTTCGTTTAATGACGCTCAACTACAAGAACAGTGTCGACTAATCCTAAAAGAGTTGGACAATTCTGAATTAGTTGACAGTCTAGTGTCagggaagaaaaaaaatacctTACAATACTTGGTGGGACAAGGAATGAGAAAATTTCACGGTAAAGTAGAAGCCCaagaacttcaaaaaaCATTCAAAAACATCCTCAACATCAAGTGGTAACCTTTactgtatatatataagtaGTAACAAATGCTGTAAATCGtagaaaaataaagatatattttaaCATGCcttaatatataataaaacCGCTTTAAATATCCAATAATACATGAATCAAAAAACCTaaaaagtaaaaataaacaaaaatgcACTCCCATATAATTAGCTCCAGACACTCATATCATTATTCCAAATGCCGAATGGTCTTCTACCATTTGTTGTAGAACTattgtcattatttgaGCCGCAATCTAAAGACGGAACTTCACCATTATGCTTAGATGAAACTTGAGTAATACTCATGTTGTTGTTCTTATTTATACTATTGTCAGTATGATCCTTGAAATCTAAAGATGCTGTACTACCAGTTGAGTGTACGGGcatttgaatatttgaaacgTCATTAAGAAGATTTGGACTTACGGCAGAAGAGATCGTGTCCGTCGATGTGGTAGAAACTGATGACAGCATATTACTATTCAAATATGGTTGAAATGGGGAATTGAAAATCCCTGAGGAATTCAGTGAGccaatatttgatttgaaatcgTATTTAAAACCAGCTGTAGAATTGGCAAAAGAGGTATCGTTGGACATTAAGAAATCtagattattttgattgaatGGCATTGCTTGTGTTGCATTCATTGACGACTGAGAATTGAAAACGGGAGGCTTCTTGTAATCTCTTgcatttgaataaatttggtgATTAGATATTCCATAAATGGATTCTAACGTGTTATCCCTTTTGATATCTATGGATGAAACAGAATTACTGCTTTTAatgttgatattttgaaacaattgaGGGTATGTTTGCTTCAGATGTGCAGCAACTGCGGGATTTTGAGAGTAAAAGTTCAAGCCAACCAAATCCTGCTGTGGTGACTCGTGATTATTCTGATCAAAATGCTCTTGATTTAAGGTCTCTGTTCTAGAATTGTAGCTACGgttcatatttttcttcctgTTATAGTTATTGGAATTACTGTTTAAGTATCCCCGATTACCTACCCTGTTATAATATGCATTTCCTTCAGAGAACATATCTACTCGTTTATTAATGTAGTTATTGCTACCATATCttgtttgaaattgattatcaaaagaattggCACCGTCTGATGAGGATGAATTATGCTGAGGGACTGACTTTAAGTTCCTATAATCCAGCAAATACTTGTCGACATCCTCAATCtgagaagaaaaaggaaCACTAACGATTTCACCTGGCATGATTCAAATCTACTTGCTAAAAGATGTGCTGCCTTATTTGTtaagttgaaaattttggtgcAAGTCTCACTGATCAATTTCTGGTTAGACCTAAAGAAACTCAATTCTGGATGTAAAGTAgctaataaaattattagctACACAAATACttgataaatgaaataGGGAAAGTGAAATAAACAGAAATGAAGGGCTTATCTCAAAAGCGCTCTTATGTGTTCTTGTTGTAGTGTATTTTTAGAAGCACTATATTATTGACCCACCTAAAtaaaaagtttcaaaatttggacaaataaataatagaATACAGGACTATTCGGAATATTCAGTTATCAACACCAATCAAAGCTTAATAGATGAAAGGATTCAACTTGGTGATCTCACTATAAAtttgtatattatataGAACTCGAGATTTTTTTGCATagcatcaattttttcttcttgacGCATCCCAAGTTACgtgaaagtgaaaaaaaattaaccATACAAAAACATTAATCAATACTACAAattaaaggaaaagaagagtGGTGTTacataaaataaaatattatactAGTTGATCGTTCTGACTAATTAAAGGATCCAGAAGTCAGTCTCTGGTCCCTGAAGTGATTCCAAATTCAGCATGTCTTGTTCCACTTTTTTATCGTCTTTCTCTCCAGGTGTTTCGTATGTCGTAGTGtttttatcttcatcactaATTAAGGAATTCATAAACATCATTTCATCTGTGAGGTCATCGTGGAAAGAGTAGGGCTCATTTACAATGTTGGCAGCATTGCTActgttgttattattgctTTGAGGCACATCATTAAATGCATCAAATTCGGTCTGCTCCGATGGCAGTTCGAGAGGTTTATCAACCATACTATGTAGACCAGATAAGGCGTCGCCTGCAACTGTATCGGTGGTCATATTTTGCGTCTTTAGTGGATTTCCTTGAGGTTTTAGCTTCCAAGAGTCGGAAGAACCTTGATTTTTTGGCGTAACGTTTTCCTTGAGTGGGATACTTAAATCATTCGACGATTCCGATTTTAAATGTTCCTCGACTGTATACAAAGtgttcttgaaattatttttgcCATTACTTATTGGCTGGCTGGTTAATTGTTGAGATGGTGATATACCGTATAGCGGTGTAACTGGCTCAGAAATGGAAGAATATTCTTTgatctttaaatttttagGCAGACTATTCGCCAAGGACGTCAAGGAATTTCTTCTTAGGTTTTCTGTGGCAGACTTTCTAGATGCCGGAGTCTTAAATTGGTTAGAGTAAAC encodes:
- the NUP170 gene encoding Nup170p (similar to Saccharomyces cerevisiae NUP170 (YBL079W) and NUP157 (YER105C); ancestral locus Anc_7.401); protein product: MFSTPLRNRIDYSNNTFAASTTLPGSTTNLPSNPSLLNTTGTSRSIQRPDAQNNDTVRSVMNLNSISSLADINATNAATTTSANLSDVNEHIRITGLGSKKPLELASEYIDHLQRRDANTPILDERSYYNNGVNYNFSREAGGLGAFTPFERQKVISIPDELLQEASKTEIKSDMGIFPEINRCWIIIDNKLVLWNIDDSTDYQFIEEIKHTILNVALVDVKPNTFVSHIKHLLLITTPFDIYLLALSHNRASNELEVYNTGMTVSINGLGSLEIATYRPTGQIFFISKTTGLNIWELQYTGSDDWFNSKCTKICLTQSAWSNLLPTNLISKLPGSDLIQSLFEENSQETLIQIIIDQSRGVVYTLSSRSIVRAYLISGSNLEGPVIIEPSYIGRIIGTTTARGAAIMAKKYLKISKIIPVSQQENNNLFFVALTVGGVRLYFNGSIGRSNIEAIRLESIKFPPSSVTPEVMQQELQQQQIEQQKRSLPFYSSLTFNESILLKLQKKSSVLLETTSASTIISPGIFFSSVLKTPQQPTKVNATLNAASTPAPIQHRLFVSVPDYGILKNHGKYVENATFLDTTSPVKQIVPLTPSFNATDKPSGYANAFASQYNSENLRVAVLTNNSVEIYRYRNPDEVFETLIDNPLAFVLNYGLAEACSTALFVTCKFNKSEVLRSNALTFLTVGIPGVVDIKPKYNRYSVSTVSSLLSKPSLTATPQRSLVTKTGTTNFDLDDVILSPRFYGIGLLITRLFREVWNRQIFSVDKDIKFDARGQALKGSLNGKNVLSGICISKEDVGYYLSSILILNEFFATYSGSIAQPTAPLLPTDKAVNKAEEVASQAESMATNSLIKLVESIKEALSFLNVFYEESEVEGYEHQYLAFKDIVKFLKVDVQTKLSKLTFKDLFAPTEDTKSLVREILLSIINRNINRGASIEYTATTLQDRCGSFCSSSDILSFRAIEHLKKAREIGLRDNDTLSYHLNAAIKLFERIVNDLSMEKLKEAIDVMISLNYFPKTIEFLLNIANAMDKGKLAYQYVANGCLENDERKKYFDKRVVVYDLVFETLVKLDELAGNNTSSVSGPSVISSDAISLKDKSYEIVLNYDDKLFHYHLYDWLVAEKSGDRLLQLDTKFILPYLKEKAKDSLKISNLLWVYHSRKSNFYHAAEILYSLAISDFDIKLTDRIECLSRANGFCNSVCPPSQKQDMVQLSSLIQELFDIAAVQDDVLNLIKTDNRIDVNNKEELSKELDGKILPVSDLFNDYAVPLGYHEVALNIFKISDFRNEEEILSKWNELFDSLKRELSDSSNIEDSVNFVNLLSNVVVKIARNVHTSEFVFPISELFPRICSIVHEALPTSHIKEGSIISIFISAGVSFSKLYYVLKDLIQTSDSANVIFFKKEMTWLIKEWYQSDRKLRDIISFDDISNLKEYSVENDPLEKYTKKTGNSV
- the PET112 gene encoding glutamyl-tRNA(Gln) amidotransferase subunit PET112 (similar to Saccharomyces cerevisiae PET112 (YBL080C); ancestral locus Anc_7.403), with amino-acid sequence MSLGLLKQSHIPIRRLFSTIPGYNLKCGLEIHTQLNTENKLFSRSRNDPFRYVDQPNVNASYFDVALPGSRPTLNYEVVLYALKLALAMNSTINLNSQFDRKHYFYGDLPQGYQITQHYRPIATGGQLTLSKPFDDISSPSKAVNIKQLQIEQDTGRSVYLQGEGLTLIDLNRANVPLIELVTEPDLTSIKEVRAFLKKYQDIVRQLKISTGDLETGSVRVDVNINVNEYPRVELKNLPNTSSIINAIKYEYKRQVNIIQSGKAESELREVETRRWDGEKHSSSDLKSPHLIYRYMPDPELPYINLDKSIVADVAKTLPKLSDEVLDMFMNEPYNLSLKDARILTMNHNLSVFYTNEEIKDFYLSTFQIFSDTIEGESSSSKIVINWVLHELLGTLNKLGVALKESREILSPQKFAEFLLLIYNRKISNSNAKLLLFHLIENIKDYKENSNLNLVQLTSDLELDSNSSFNDAQLQEQCRLILKELDNSELVDSLVSGKKKNTLQYLVGQGMRKFHGKVEAQELQKTFKNILNIKW